The following coding sequences are from one Streptomyces sp. NBC_00536 window:
- a CDS encoding bifunctional DNA primase/polymerase: MTTMTTATGCPALHGPATHVTPQGAAWLASASPYPQSTLTLWRDRPTAPAVLPCGTAFDVVNVPVVFGRRMLDLLWAEGPGCGPVAVHRGRMLLFAAPGTAQRLPALLDWEEWGEAHGAEPHGAATESQGATAGPLPAPLCHGRGDAVTVPALTPAPGDAPGHSRWLVAPDSRLPWLPGPEALLWACVRAARGGAGPAVRAGAPDLRISIFPSADPDANVYDVSKRR; this comes from the coding sequence ATGACCACGATGACGACGGCTACCGGCTGCCCCGCCCTCCACGGACCCGCCACCCACGTCACCCCGCAGGGCGCCGCGTGGCTCGCCTCCGCCTCGCCCTACCCGCAGAGCACCCTCACGCTGTGGCGGGACCGGCCCACCGCCCCCGCGGTGCTGCCGTGCGGTACCGCCTTCGACGTCGTCAACGTCCCCGTGGTCTTCGGGCGCCGGATGCTGGACCTGCTGTGGGCCGAGGGGCCGGGCTGCGGCCCGGTGGCCGTCCACCGCGGCCGGATGCTGCTGTTCGCGGCCCCCGGCACCGCCCAGCGGCTGCCCGCCCTGCTCGACTGGGAGGAGTGGGGGGAGGCCCACGGCGCGGAGCCCCACGGCGCGGCCACAGAGTCCCAGGGCGCGACCGCGGGGCCGCTGCCCGCCCCGCTGTGCCACGGCCGCGGCGACGCCGTGACCGTACCGGCGCTGACCCCCGCCCCCGGGGACGCGCCGGGCCATTCGCGCTGGCTGGTGGCCCCGGACTCCCGGCTGCCGTGGCTGCCGGGGCCGGAGGCCCTGCTGTGGGCCTGCGTCCGGGCCGCCCGCGGCGGCGCCGGCCCCGCCGTCCGCGCCGGCGCACCGGACCTGCGGATATCGATTTTTCCTTCGGCCGATCCGGATGCTAATGTCTACGACGTCAGCAAGCGCCGCTAG
- a CDS encoding M6 family metalloprotease domain-containing protein, producing the protein MLRNPPPEVDVPRQQTPGGVERYRVRSAAAALTSLAAIAAISLVAGPAVADSGAGPCALTRTQAHHSLGLDTWNGAYPKPERSLNALMVFLSFPDSQPQTTPEQLTGDYFPATSDFFERASYGRFRLVPHPQRQWMRMPKPSTAYGIQRDWAPEARAAYLRDAVATADPAVDFSKYDIVYFVADPDAPGVDSDATKVVNFDRPIRADGTDLRRIVTVFEKHPPDRNVLAHETGHVFDLPDLYHRPTDGKGDWDTYVGDWDVMGSQFGMSPDLFAWHKWKLGWLGPGQVDCVRGGTSLHTLQPLGQAPERGGSVGTRLAVVRTGPGTAIAIEARGSAGNDRDTCTEGVLVYRVRNEPASGGGPIEVLDGHPDTDACWGRSVYPPLADAPLEVGETFTVPGERITIEVADRTQSGAYTVKITS; encoded by the coding sequence ATGTTACGAAATCCACCACCGGAGGTCGATGTGCCGCGACAGCAGACACCCGGGGGAGTGGAGCGCTACCGCGTGCGCAGTGCCGCGGCCGCCCTCACCTCCCTCGCGGCCATCGCCGCGATCTCGCTGGTCGCGGGTCCGGCGGTGGCCGATTCCGGGGCCGGGCCGTGCGCGCTGACCCGGACGCAGGCGCACCACTCGCTGGGCCTGGACACCTGGAACGGCGCCTACCCCAAGCCGGAACGTTCCCTCAACGCCCTGATGGTCTTCCTGTCCTTCCCGGACTCCCAGCCCCAGACCACCCCCGAGCAGCTGACCGGGGATTACTTCCCGGCCACCAGCGACTTCTTCGAGCGGGCCTCGTACGGCCGCTTCCGGCTGGTCCCGCACCCCCAGCGGCAGTGGATGCGGATGCCCAAGCCGTCCACGGCCTACGGGATACAGCGCGACTGGGCCCCCGAGGCGCGGGCGGCTTACCTGCGCGACGCGGTCGCCACCGCCGATCCCGCGGTCGACTTCAGCAAGTACGACATCGTGTACTTCGTCGCCGACCCGGACGCACCCGGGGTGGACTCCGACGCCACCAAGGTCGTCAACTTCGACCGGCCCATCCGCGCCGACGGCACCGATCTGCGGCGGATCGTCACCGTCTTCGAGAAGCACCCCCCGGACCGCAACGTGCTGGCGCACGAGACCGGGCACGTCTTCGACCTGCCCGACCTCTACCACCGGCCCACCGACGGCAAGGGGGACTGGGACACCTACGTCGGCGACTGGGACGTGATGGGCAGCCAGTTCGGGATGTCCCCGGACCTGTTCGCCTGGCACAAGTGGAAGCTCGGCTGGCTCGGCCCCGGCCAGGTGGACTGCGTGCGCGGCGGCACCTCGCTGCACACCCTCCAGCCGCTGGGCCAGGCCCCGGAGCGCGGCGGATCGGTCGGGACCCGGCTCGCGGTCGTCCGTACGGGCCCCGGCACCGCGATCGCCATCGAGGCCCGGGGCTCGGCGGGCAACGACCGGGACACCTGCACCGAGGGCGTGCTCGTCTACCGGGTGCGCAACGAGCCCGCGTCCGGCGGTGGTCCGATCGAGGTGCTGGACGGGCACCCCGACACCGACGCCTGCTGGGGGCGCTCGGTCTACCCGCCGCTCGCGGACGCGCCGCTGGAGGTCGGGGAGACCTTCACCGTGCCGGGGGAGCGGATCACCATCGAGGTGGCCGACCGCACCCAGTCCGGCGCGTACACGGTGAAGATCACCAGCTAG
- a CDS encoding putative bifunctional diguanylate cyclase/phosphodiesterase, translating to MSGTSEGTGSAADSIHPATTERHPAVPAASAAPSGGSGRSTAVRTATVRPPSGRDGSELSGLSELRDYRAAFNAAHLAMAVVDRDGFVVAANAALAGLLGAEPHALDGQSAADLVDLAAEARTWQAYREVLRGRQARLRCTRRLKHPDGHSLWTEITLGPVPGTGDVLLSVADISDRRDLQARLRHLQMHDPVTRLPNRALFFERLSAALETPSYERGGTGRIGLCYLDLDGFKAVNDTLGHRVGDRLLTAVAARLTQCADQSGYGRTGGHLVARLGGDEFALLVEDSTGTEQLADLARSALAAVQEPFDLAGQRLSVSASIGVVERVTAGTSATALMQAADTTLYWAKEDGKARWTLFDPERNAHRMTRQALSSTLRPAVERDEFVLEYQPLVDLESGVVRGVEALVRWNHPQFGTLTPNRFIGIAEEDGSIVQLGQWVLRTACRQARRWQIEHPSDAPVFVSVNVAVRQVWDSDLVGDVAEILAETGLAPQLLQLELTESAVMGSAGRPLQALQALSDMGVRIAIDDFGTGYSNLAYLSRLPVSVLKLDGSFVRGFRYEEGSHPNPADETIVEALVQLAHRLGLTVTAECVETAGQAARLRRVGCDTGQGWLYSRAVAPERIAEMISARPENLAR from the coding sequence GTGAGCGGAACCTCAGAAGGAACCGGTTCGGCGGCCGACAGCATCCACCCGGCCACTACGGAACGTCACCCGGCCGTTCCGGCCGCGTCGGCCGCGCCCTCGGGCGGCTCCGGCCGGTCCACGGCGGTCCGGACGGCGACGGTCCGGCCCCCGTCCGGCCGGGACGGGTCCGAACTGTCCGGGCTGTCCGAACTGCGCGACTACCGGGCCGCGTTCAACGCGGCCCACCTCGCCATGGCCGTCGTCGACCGGGACGGCTTCGTCGTCGCCGCCAACGCGGCCCTCGCCGGGCTGCTGGGCGCCGAGCCGCACGCCCTCGACGGGCAGAGCGCGGCCGATCTGGTGGACCTGGCCGCCGAGGCCCGCACCTGGCAGGCCTACCGCGAGGTGCTGCGCGGGCGCCAGGCCAGGCTGCGCTGCACCCGGCGGCTCAAGCACCCCGACGGGCACTCGCTGTGGACGGAGATCACGCTGGGGCCGGTGCCCGGAACCGGTGACGTCCTGCTGTCGGTCGCGGACATCAGCGACCGGCGCGATCTGCAGGCCCGGCTGCGGCACCTGCAGATGCACGACCCGGTCACCCGGCTGCCCAACCGGGCACTGTTCTTCGAGCGGTTGTCGGCCGCCCTGGAGACCCCGTCCTACGAGCGGGGCGGGACCGGCCGGATCGGCCTGTGCTACCTCGACCTCGACGGGTTCAAGGCGGTCAACGACACCCTGGGCCACCGGGTGGGCGACCGGCTGCTGACCGCCGTCGCGGCCCGGCTCACCCAGTGCGCGGACCAGTCCGGGTACGGGCGTACGGGCGGCCACCTGGTCGCGCGGCTCGGCGGCGACGAGTTCGCCCTGCTCGTGGAGGACTCCACCGGCACCGAGCAGCTCGCGGATCTGGCCCGGTCCGCGCTGGCCGCCGTACAGGAGCCCTTCGACCTGGCCGGGCAGCGGCTGTCGGTGTCGGCGTCCATCGGCGTGGTGGAGCGCGTGACGGCCGGGACCTCGGCGACGGCGCTCATGCAGGCCGCCGACACCACGCTGTACTGGGCGAAGGAGGACGGCAAGGCCCGCTGGACCCTCTTCGACCCGGAGCGCAACGCCCACCGGATGACCCGCCAGGCGCTGTCCTCGACGCTGCGGCCGGCCGTGGAGCGGGACGAGTTCGTGCTGGAGTACCAGCCGTTGGTGGACCTGGAGAGCGGGGTGGTGCGGGGCGTGGAGGCCCTGGTGCGGTGGAACCACCCGCAGTTCGGGACGCTCACGCCGAATCGGTTCATCGGGATCGCCGAAGAGGACGGCTCCATCGTCCAGTTGGGGCAGTGGGTGCTGCGGACCGCCTGCCGCCAGGCGCGCCGCTGGCAGATCGAACACCCCAGTGACGCACCGGTCTTCGTCTCCGTGAACGTCGCGGTGCGCCAGGTGTGGGACTCGGACCTGGTGGGCGACGTGGCGGAGATCCTGGCGGAGACCGGGCTCGCGCCGCAGCTGCTCCAGCTGGAGCTGACGGAGTCGGCCGTGATGGGCTCGGCGGGACGGCCGCTCCAGGCCCTCCAGGCGCTCAGTGACATGGGGGTGCGGATCGCCATCGACGACTTCGGCACCGGCTATTCGAACCTGGCCTACCTGTCCCGGCTGCCCGTCTCGGTGCTGAAGCTGGACGGCTCCTTCGTGCGCGGCTTCCGCTACGAGGAGGGCTCCCACCCGAACCCGGCCGACGAGACCATCGTGGAGGCGCTGGTGCAGCTCGCGCACCGGCTGGGCCTGACGGTGACCGCCGAGTGCGTGGAGACCGCGGGCCAGGCGGCCCGGCTGCGCCGGGTGGGCTGTGACACCGGCCAGGGCTGGCTGTACTCGCGTGCGGTGGCCCCGGAGCGGATCGCCGAAATGATCAGCGCCCGCCCGGAGAACCTGGCCCGGTAG